The Devosia sp. A16 genome includes a window with the following:
- a CDS encoding mandelate racemase/muconate lactonizing enzyme family protein, with the protein MKIERIDTYVAHNWMFVEVTTDTGLKGVGESTFFGFPEATASVAKGFGERLIGEDPFRIEYHNLSLYRAYSMRGMAIGGAISAIDQALWDIKGKHYQAPVWDLLGGRVRDKVRAMLVIPYGTAEEVAASCKAAVEDGYTALKVMVYQPEHHLMAFGAKVKDMVERLALIREVVGWDVEIGIELHRNMALGESIAAVREFEQFRPLFVEDPIPPDSVLSFGEVSQKSRVPMAAGERNTSIWEFREYVEHGGVHHIRPDVGIAGGITGTRKICALAEAHHQGIIPHAVPSGPVATAAQVQLGFAVPNWEVTEHMLQDRAPWTRAVKAIVPVIDGHWLPNETPGLGVELDHEGLKTIPVISKVPPTSLKTDGSVAFR; encoded by the coding sequence GTGAAGATCGAGCGTATCGATACCTACGTCGCGCATAACTGGATGTTCGTCGAAGTGACGACGGATACCGGACTGAAAGGCGTCGGCGAATCCACCTTCTTCGGCTTCCCCGAGGCGACGGCGTCGGTGGCCAAGGGCTTTGGCGAGCGGCTGATCGGTGAGGACCCGTTCCGTATCGAGTACCACAACCTCAGCCTCTACCGCGCCTACTCGATGCGCGGCATGGCCATTGGCGGCGCCATCTCGGCGATCGACCAGGCGCTGTGGGACATCAAGGGCAAGCACTACCAGGCGCCGGTGTGGGACCTGCTCGGCGGCCGGGTGCGCGACAAGGTGCGCGCCATGCTGGTGATCCCCTACGGCACGGCCGAGGAAGTGGCGGCAAGCTGCAAGGCGGCAGTGGAAGACGGCTATACCGCACTCAAGGTGATGGTCTACCAGCCCGAGCACCACCTGATGGCGTTCGGCGCCAAGGTGAAGGACATGGTCGAGCGCCTGGCGCTGATCCGCGAGGTGGTGGGCTGGGATGTCGAGATCGGCATCGAACTGCACCGCAACATGGCGCTGGGCGAATCCATCGCCGCGGTGCGGGAGTTCGAGCAGTTCCGGCCGCTCTTCGTCGAAGACCCGATTCCGCCCGACAGCGTGCTGAGCTTCGGCGAAGTGTCGCAGAAGTCGCGGGTGCCGATGGCGGCAGGCGAGCGCAACACCTCGATCTGGGAGTTCCGCGAGTATGTCGAACATGGCGGGGTGCACCATATCCGGCCCGATGTCGGCATTGCCGGCGGCATCACCGGCACCCGCAAGATCTGCGCGCTGGCCGAGGCGCATCACCAGGGCATTATCCCGCACGCCGTGCCTTCGGGCCCGGTGGCGACGGCGGCGCAGGTGCAGCTCGGCTTTGCCGTGCCGAACTGGGAAGTGACCGAGCACATGCTGCAGGATCGCGCGCCCTGGACCAGGGCGGTGAAGGCGATCGTTCCCGTCATCGACGGCCACTGGCTGCCCAACGAGACGCCGGGGCTCGGCGTCGAGCTCGATCACGAGGGGCTGAAGACCATCCCCGTCATCAGCAAGGTGCCGCCGACCTCGCTGAAGACCGACGGCTCGGTGGCCTTCCGGTAG
- a CDS encoding VOC family protein, producing MTDAAFAALPLIVQKLGPKQIAFVVRDLEAATRQWWDLLRIGPWTAWEYTPEILKDMTYKGAPAQFGLKHALAWKDGVQFELVEPTTGPSFFADQLQSSGEGLNHIGIHVMENHAEAVAELEAAGFTRLQSARGFGGDGSGAFVYFTSPKLNGLVLELISPPATRRTPLFVYPEEAK from the coding sequence ATGACCGATGCCGCTTTCGCTGCCCTGCCGCTGATCGTCCAGAAGCTCGGCCCCAAGCAGATCGCCTTCGTGGTGCGCGATCTCGAGGCCGCGACCAGGCAATGGTGGGACCTCCTCCGCATCGGCCCCTGGACGGCGTGGGAGTATACGCCCGAGATCCTGAAGGACATGACCTACAAGGGTGCGCCCGCCCAGTTCGGCCTGAAGCACGCCCTCGCCTGGAAGGATGGAGTGCAGTTCGAACTGGTCGAGCCCACCACCGGCCCGTCCTTCTTTGCCGACCAGCTCCAGAGCTCCGGCGAGGGCCTCAACCATATCGGCATCCACGTGATGGAGAACCATGCCGAGGCGGTGGCCGAGCTCGAAGCCGCCGGCTTTACTCGCCTGCAATCTGCCCGCGGCTTCGGCGGCGATGGCAGCGGCGCCTTCGTCTATTTCACCTCACCCAAGCTCAACGGCCTCGTGCTCGAGCTGATCAGTCCACCGGCGACCCGCCGGACACCGCTATTCGTCTATCCCGAGGAAGCAAAGTGA